The following proteins come from a genomic window of Terribacillus aidingensis:
- a CDS encoding metal-sulfur cluster assembly factor: MDQALEENMLGALENVIDPELGIDIVNLGLVYGVDIDEDGTGIVTMTLTAMGCPLAGHIEQDVKRVLMDIPEVKETKVNIVWSPPWSKDRMSRYAKIALGIPD, from the coding sequence ATGGATCAAGCATTGGAAGAGAATATGCTCGGTGCACTGGAGAACGTTATCGACCCTGAGTTGGGAATTGATATTGTTAACCTTGGCCTAGTGTACGGTGTAGATATAGATGAAGATGGTACTGGCATCGTTACGATGACGTTGACTGCAATGGGCTGCCCGCTGGCTGGCCATATCGAACAAGATGTAAAACGCGTCCTTATGGATATTCCAGAAGTGAAGGAAACAAAAGTAAATATTGTATGGAGTCCGCCATGGTCCAAGGACCGCATGTCCCGCTATGCGAAAATAGCTCTCGGAATTCCGGATTAA
- the trpS gene encoding tryptophan--tRNA ligase, translating to MKTIFSGIQPSGSLTLGNYIGALSQFPALQEENQCYFCIVDEHAITVPQDRLKLKQQIRSLAALYLAAGIDPERSVLFIQSEVPAHTQLGWMIQSISYIGELERMTQYKDKSDGKDGVSAALLTYPPLMAADILLYNTDIVPVGDDQKQHLELTRNVAERFNNRFNNIFTVPDIQITKVGARIMSLQEPTKKMSKSDANLKASIFILDEPKQIEKKIKSAVTDSEGVVRYDKENKPGVSNLLTIYSVATNKTIEESEQEFAGSGYGEFKQAVADAVINMLSPIQQRYYEWMESDALDEVLDKGAERAQAVANKTLRKAKKAMGLGRGK from the coding sequence ATGAAGACTATTTTTTCAGGTATTCAGCCGAGCGGCAGTTTGACACTCGGTAACTACATCGGCGCTCTTAGCCAGTTTCCTGCACTGCAGGAAGAGAACCAATGCTACTTCTGTATTGTAGATGAGCATGCGATCACTGTACCGCAGGACAGATTGAAGCTCAAACAACAGATCCGTTCACTCGCAGCACTCTACTTGGCTGCTGGAATCGACCCGGAGAGATCCGTTCTCTTCATCCAATCGGAAGTACCGGCGCACACGCAGCTAGGATGGATGATCCAATCCATCAGCTATATTGGTGAATTGGAACGCATGACACAGTACAAGGACAAATCAGATGGAAAAGATGGCGTTTCAGCTGCTTTATTGACATATCCGCCACTAATGGCTGCCGATATTCTTCTATACAATACGGATATCGTTCCTGTGGGCGATGATCAGAAGCAGCATTTGGAGCTGACTCGCAATGTAGCCGAGCGCTTCAACAACCGCTTCAATAATATCTTCACAGTGCCAGATATCCAGATCACGAAAGTCGGTGCTCGGATCATGTCCTTACAGGAGCCGACGAAGAAGATGAGTAAATCAGATGCGAATCTGAAGGCTTCTATTTTCATCCTGGATGAACCGAAGCAAATCGAGAAGAAAATCAAAAGTGCGGTAACCGATTCCGAGGGTGTCGTACGCTATGATAAAGAAAACAAACCTGGTGTCAGCAATCTGCTTACAATCTATTCGGTTGCTACCAACAAGACGATTGAGGAAAGCGAGCAGGAATTTGCAGGCAGCGGTTATGGTGAATTCAAACAAGCTGTTGCGGATGCTGTCATTAACATGCTGTCTCCTATCCAGCAGCGTTATTATGAATGGATGGAAAGCGATGCATTGGATGAGGTGCTTGATAAGGGCGCAGAACGCGCACAAGCAGTTGCAAACAAAACATTGCGCAAAGCGAAAAAAGCGATGGGATTAGGTCGCGGTAAATAA
- the fabF gene encoding beta-ketoacyl-ACP synthase II, translated as MEKKRVVVTGLGAVTPVGNDAATTWQNLLEGKSGVDVLTRVNKDDYPAKVAAEVKDFNPEDYMEKKDAKRMDLFTQYAVAASKMAVEDAKLEITDENANRIGVWIGSGIGGMGTYEEQFEKLMTKGPRRVSPFFVPMMIPDMASGQVSIQLGAKGINSCSVTACASGANSIGDAYKVIERGDADAMITGGSEAPLTKMAFAGFSAAKALSFNDDPKTASRPFDANRDGFVMGEGAGILILESLDSALERGATIYAEIVGYGASGDAYHITAPAPEGEGAVRAMRQAMEDAGLQAEDIDYVNAHGTSTELNDKFETAALKQLLGDHAYQTAISSTKSMTGHMLGAAGAVEAIICVKAIQEGMIPPTINQTENDPLCDLDYVPNEKREKKVRAALSNSLGFGGHNAALVFKQYQ; from the coding sequence ATGGAAAAGAAAAGAGTAGTTGTCACGGGACTAGGTGCGGTGACACCAGTTGGAAATGACGCCGCTACAACGTGGCAGAACCTCTTGGAAGGTAAATCGGGTGTTGATGTTTTGACCCGTGTTAATAAAGATGATTACCCTGCGAAGGTGGCAGCGGAAGTAAAGGACTTCAATCCTGAAGATTATATGGAGAAGAAAGATGCGAAACGCATGGATCTTTTCACACAATATGCGGTAGCAGCGAGTAAGATGGCTGTCGAAGATGCAAAACTGGAGATTACTGACGAAAATGCAAACCGTATCGGAGTTTGGATCGGTTCTGGTATTGGTGGAATGGGCACATATGAAGAACAGTTCGAGAAACTAATGACGAAAGGTCCTCGTAGAGTAAGTCCTTTCTTTGTACCGATGATGATACCGGATATGGCTTCCGGGCAAGTATCCATCCAGCTTGGTGCAAAAGGAATCAACTCTTGCTCCGTTACAGCGTGTGCATCTGGAGCGAACTCGATCGGAGATGCCTACAAGGTTATCGAACGCGGTGACGCAGATGCGATGATCACAGGCGGATCGGAAGCGCCTTTGACAAAGATGGCTTTTGCAGGCTTCTCAGCTGCCAAAGCACTATCCTTCAATGATGATCCGAAGACGGCAAGCCGTCCTTTCGATGCCAACCGAGATGGTTTCGTAATGGGAGAAGGAGCGGGTATCTTAATTTTAGAATCACTTGATTCCGCCTTGGAACGCGGTGCAACTATTTATGCTGAGATTGTTGGCTACGGAGCATCGGGTGATGCTTATCATATCACTGCACCAGCTCCAGAAGGTGAAGGTGCTGTACGTGCGATGCGTCAAGCAATGGAGGATGCAGGCCTGCAGGCAGAAGATATCGATTATGTTAACGCACATGGGACAAGCACAGAACTTAACGATAAATTCGAAACAGCAGCTTTAAAACAGCTTCTTGGAGACCATGCTTATCAGACAGCTATTTCCTCTACGAAATCAATGACAGGCCATATGCTTGGTGCTGCTGGAGCGGTGGAAGCAATCATATGTGTCAAAGCAATTCAAGAGGGCATGATTCCTCCGACAATCAATCAAACGGAGAACGATCCACTTTGTGATTTGGATTATGTACCGAATGAGAAGCGTGAGAAGAAAGTTCGCGCTGCTTTAAGTAATTCACTTGGTTTTGGCGGCCATAATGCTGCACTTGTATTCAAACAATATCAGTGA
- a CDS encoding DUF3603 family protein, whose product MLFMHDIWVNWFEGEENGYNVCSFHEWRKEDGIELLDQVPLLYIEDALFAYIENDLRELPKQMLDMIHRKAFLRKNQERIAIDYACIITNGKAILAIDTMGYITPVRKSRLIPRQERLVYQMIEDAHPETFSWQAEEEKKEYHILSLKPDLMVGLTRKERQLKQLLMMTLDQLETSENLEQVRYWLTEWKPEEYHVHRSLEFQEAWQKLYDGVSVGWSKKQEELCEKMVKGQPFYEKLWELEQNDQAKTS is encoded by the coding sequence ATGTTATTTATGCATGATATTTGGGTGAACTGGTTTGAAGGAGAAGAAAATGGCTATAACGTATGCTCATTTCATGAATGGCGAAAGGAAGACGGCATCGAACTGCTCGATCAGGTACCGCTACTCTACATAGAAGATGCGCTGTTCGCATACATCGAGAATGACTTAAGGGAGCTTCCAAAGCAAATGCTGGATATGATTCACAGAAAAGCTTTCCTGCGTAAGAACCAAGAGCGGATCGCCATCGATTATGCTTGCATTATAACGAACGGAAAAGCAATCCTTGCAATCGATACGATGGGCTATATCACGCCGGTCAGAAAAAGCAGGCTTATTCCGCGCCAGGAGCGGCTCGTCTATCAAATGATTGAAGATGCCCATCCCGAAACCTTCAGCTGGCAAGCAGAAGAGGAAAAGAAAGAATATCATATCTTATCCCTGAAGCCCGACTTGATGGTTGGACTGACAAGGAAAGAGAGACAGCTGAAGCAGCTTCTAATGATGACGCTGGATCAGCTTGAGACGAGTGAGAATTTGGAGCAGGTCAGATACTGGCTGACAGAGTGGAAACCTGAAGAGTACCATGTGCATCGTTCATTAGAATTTCAGGAAGCATGGCAGAAGCTGTATGACGGAGTTTCCGTCGGCTGGAGCAAGAAGCAAGAGGAACTATGTGAAAAAATGGTAAAAGGCCAGCCTTTCTATGAAAAGCTATGGGAGCTCGAACAAAATGATCAGGCAAAAACCTCATAA
- a CDS encoding prolyl oligopeptidase family serine peptidase: protein MIVIKEEVWNEVPLLRIEQAGAEDQELPVFTYFHGFTSAREHNLPIAYMLAEKGYRVLLPEALHHGIREDGVSSSKRQMEFFAIVKQNLYDLQQIHQYASEKRLIQSERFAIGGTSMGGITTCAALTQFEWIKAGMVMMGSPKIAAFARGMVEAVKKSGVEMNIPEEEMEQLFTSLEKIDLSLHPEAIGDRPMFFWHGDQDPVVPYIHSRSFYETLEYEAADQEQFTYVTEAGSGHKVSRKAMLAGTAWLEKVL from the coding sequence ATGATCGTCATTAAAGAAGAAGTCTGGAACGAGGTACCGTTGCTGCGTATTGAGCAAGCAGGTGCTGAGGATCAAGAACTTCCTGTGTTTACATATTTCCATGGCTTCACAAGCGCCAGGGAACATAATTTGCCAATTGCATACATGCTGGCTGAAAAAGGATATCGCGTACTCTTGCCGGAAGCGCTCCATCATGGTATTCGGGAAGATGGTGTAAGCAGCAGCAAGCGTCAAATGGAATTTTTCGCAATCGTAAAGCAGAATCTGTATGATTTGCAGCAGATTCATCAGTACGCATCCGAAAAAAGATTAATACAGAGTGAACGGTTTGCAATCGGTGGTACAAGCATGGGTGGAATCACGACATGTGCTGCACTTACACAATTTGAATGGATCAAAGCTGGTATGGTCATGATGGGATCGCCTAAGATTGCAGCATTCGCGCGCGGAATGGTGGAAGCGGTAAAGAAATCCGGCGTCGAAATGAATATACCAGAGGAAGAAATGGAGCAGCTATTCACCTCTTTAGAGAAAATTGATTTATCTCTGCATCCTGAGGCGATCGGTGACCGGCCAATGTTCTTCTGGCATGGTGATCAGGATCCTGTTGTTCCATATATACATTCCCGCAGTTTCTATGAAACGCTGGAATATGAAGCCGCAGATCAGGAGCAGTTCACGTATGTTACGGAAGCTGGATCTGGGCACAAAGTATCCAGAAAAGCGATGCTAGCCGGAACAGCTTGGCTGGAGAAGGTACTGTAG
- a CDS encoding DUF2929 family protein: MRFVATIIWAFVLSAVVAFVLTSMSGDPYDMSLVIVMTIIFSLGVWTVSAVLPKGEEHE, translated from the coding sequence ATGCGGTTTGTTGCAACAATTATTTGGGCTTTCGTCCTTAGTGCTGTCGTAGCGTTTGTGCTGACGAGCATGTCCGGTGATCCATACGATATGTCACTTGTTATCGTCATGACAATCATCTTCAGTCTAGGTGTATGGACTGTATCTGCTGTTCTTCCAAAAGGGGAAGAACATGAATAA